TCCAACATCAATTGCCAAGCAAATATTTTCATTTTCTGTGGCAAGGGTGATTTCAACAGCGAAATAGTCTAGGTAAGAATGGTTGTCAACACAAGGCATGATATGTTGAGCAACCAAAAGAGATCTCCCTTAGGCTCAACCGCCAGGATGCGGTGTTTGGATAATCCGCGAGCACCGGCTGAAGGGCACCCCACAAGTTGGCACACTCCTTGGTCTCCACAAGCCCAAATGTTCATACGAAGAAGATGTTCCAATGTGCAATATGGGAGAGTTCAACCAATCACCAGGCAAAATTCACGCTCCCTCTTCCAtgattagtagtagcgctggcatGCGCTAGTAATTAAGGAGCTTGGCGACTTACACAACGGAAATATCTCACAGTGGTGGATCGACTAGCACATCTGTGTGGGCGCGCGCGCGTATGGAGAAAGTGGTCAGGGGTgtctttacccaacatgggtggcggCGTAATATGGGAATTGGACAATAATGTTTATACACAGATGGTTATTTCACATAGGCACTCATGAGTTTGTgcgcagggccggccctgagggggtggcaggggggcggccgcccaGGGCCACCGAAATCTAGGGGCCCCCTCCAGGGTCCGCAAGGAGCCCATGGCCCAGACCATAAGGAGGCAGCGACCTAGACGCACGTAGTCCACGAGTAGTCATGTTTTCCTTCTTTCCATCACGAGTTCGCCGCTCCGCGACGATACTATTCCCCTGAGGGCCCCGATCGTGAGACGCGTCGCCGATGTAGATCGCTCTCTGCCATGCGGCCGGCTGGTCTTTCTCCAGTTCCACGGGCCCGTTGTTTTATCCCACATTCGTGACATGTCTCTCATGTGCAAGACGAAGCCACCCAACTTATAAGGTCATCCCTAACCTCCTCTTTCTAGTTGGTCACGTTCATATGGTGCAGCAGCAGTCAGATCTTAGAAGGTCTCGCATATGATGCAGTACAAAATTTTGATTTCGTGTGCCCGTTGCTCTATTTCTTACTTCAATCTGTACTTTGTCAACACAACACCAATCGCCTTATCTATTAAAAAAATTGCCTGCCATGTGTTCGATTGTCGGTCTTTACATTCTCTCTCCAAATCATCATGACTGCAAATTTAACTTAAAAATTAGAAGAAGGTCTCAGTTATTCTTACACGCATAACTTCAATCCAAGCATGGTTATATAATAAAGCCACTCAGACTCCCATAGccatcgggtaggtaaatgatcttTTATTGTTGCAAATGAAGCTTTTAAACTTTATAAATCTTTCATCTTGATGTTTGCCCTCTATCAGGTATTCGATTTGTCTAATTAAGTAAAGGAATACACCACttacaatttttttttattttggaaCAATAGACAATAATAAGTTAAGTAAAGGAATGAACTAAAAAAATGAGATTATTATTTTGATCTTTATAGTAGGGGCCCCTGGCTGTAATTTCGCCCTGGGCCCCCGAAATATCAGAACCGGCCCTgtttgtgcgtgtgcgtgtgcgtgtgcgcgcgcgcgataTATATATATTGAGGTAATAAAATTTCCTTTCACCTTTTTTTCCAAGAACAATCAGCCTAGGTTCCTTGTCATTTTCATTAAGGCATTTGGAAGCAGGAATAATTACAAGATTTTCATAGTGAGTCACCAGCCATACAACTCACCAAAGATTACTCCTGCCTACGTGCTGACAGCCACCTAGACTAAACCAACAGTTCAAATGCTAGAATGCCAGAGAAGCAACAACAGGAGCAGGTGAAGACATATCTTCAACTGTTAGTGTGGCAATTGATGGAACTGAGACAATATTTTACTCCAAATGCTAGCAATCTTGACATGTACTTCAACCCCATTATAACATGTTGGTGGGACTTTCTATCGCTTAGATGTTGCCTCTAACCATCTTTGTGGTATGTACCTTCTCTTAGAAGGAGAAAAGTAGTAATGCAATTAACACCGCGGGTGCATTTGTTATCAATTCTTGACCCAGAAGTTACATACACATCACATATTCTTCACAAAACAACATCCCCCATCCCCGGACCTCTCCCCCACTACCATCGGATCCTATTTTGAAAATCAATCATACTGTCTATATATGAACCATTTTGGAGTTTCTATATATGGGATCAGGATCTCGTGCTCTCTACTGTAAAGTCCACATTTTGCTACTACATtataagacatccaccaaggaataAGAGTTGTCAGGAATAGCTATAGCCATTGCATGGGAGGCCACATAACACCTTGCTTGTTTTAGACCGCTTCCCGGATTTCAACTAGTTGTGGATGGCACCTTATCAGTAGATTATGATTAACTAGAAGAGCATGGATGAGTATAGAGGTAGTCGACCATATCTCACAAATTGAAGATCAGCTACAATACTCATGCAACAACCTAGTTCTGGTGAATTTATACGtgcatgctattgaacacaattaaCACTCAAAATAGCTACATGTTGAAAAGGCTGTGTTAAGGAAACATAGGAGGATTTAAAGAATAACTCAAGATTTTCTTAATGCCGAATCATTTGATGCAAATATACTGTAATTTATATCCTATTGTCCATAGAAAATAACAAAAACACGGTAATTCTATTGGAGTTTCTTACCTTAATTATTAACCGCAAAAGATTAGAATAATTTCAGAAGATAAATATTGGAACCTGGACACAGAAGAATTCTCTTTAGAAAACCTATACCAAACAACGTATTTGTAATCTTTGAAATTTTCACAAAGAATCATGCACATAGGTATTGTTAGAAACTTATATCCATGTAAATTTTCCTAAAATAATTTGACCATTTGTGGCCTaggtaaaaagaagaaaatgatAGTGCTACATTTTTCAATAATTTAATATGGATAGAAAAAAAACTGGATAGCACTAGCTCATTTTCCAGTCAGGCATTAATTCCGGAAGCGCCGAAGCCATCCCTCAAACCCCAAATCCCCAATCTCAGTCCTCCACCCCCAATGCGGCCGCCGGAGCAGTCACCGCTCCAACAGGCCGCGCTGCCGGAGCAGCCAATCCTCGACGAGCTCCTCGAGGAGATCTTCCTCCGGCTCCCCACGGCCGCAGACCTCGCCCGCGCCTCCATGGCCTGCGTCTCCTTCCGCCGCGTGGTCGCCGGCCACGCCTTCCGCCGCCGTTTCCGTGCTCTCCACCCGCCGCCCCTCCTAGGTATCCTCGACCTCCCGTTCATACCTGCCCAGCCGCCCcacccctccgctgccgccgcctgcGCCTACGCCGACGCCGGGGCCGACTTCTGGTGCTCCTTCCTCCCATCCCGCGAGCGGTGGGGTATAACCGACGTTCATGACGGCCGCGTCCTCCTCGCTGGCGTCCCCGCCGGAAGCATCTACCCTTGGGGCGGCAGCAAATTGCTAAGAGACTTCGCCGTCTGCGACCCATTGTTCCGTGTCTACCTTGTGCTGCCTGTCATCCCTGACGACCTAACTGCATTAGTCCATGAGCCAGATATCACGGATGTGGATTACTTCCTTGCGCCTCCTGCCGAGGATGAGGATGACTGTGTATCCTTCAGAGTGATGTGCTTGGCGCGATGCAAAACCAAGCtggttctcttcgtcttctctcgaGGTGCCGGACAATGGCGTACTGTTGCATTTGATTCCGGATCTGAGATATATTGGGCCTCAAGGCGCTACTATTGCCGTCGATCTTTTTGTCGGGCATTTTTCCCGGGGAACAAATTGCTCATGCTCGACACAGACAGGATGGAGTTCTCTGTTGTCAACCTACCCATTGAGCCCTGGCCCGAAGAGTATGAGATGACCTTTGGGGAGGGAGCTAAAGGAAGACTTGGGATATTTACTATCTTCGACGATTTTGATGAGAAACAAGGTGGTGTATCTTTCACCTTTGGTATGGCATACTGCGAAATGATGGGGACCGCGCAAACTCGTGGCAAGCAAAGGCGATGATCTCCTTGCCTTTATCATATCGGCACTATAGAATCGTGGGTGTAGCTGGGGGATACCTGCTCCTGCAAGGTATTCCAAAAGACCTGCTCTTGACATCACCTTCGGCAGAGGGTAAAGAAACGGATGGTTTTTCATTGAATCTCCAGACTCTCCAGCTTGAGCGGTTCTGTGGGTTTGCGGACAAGACTTACGAAGAGCACCTGTATGCTGGTTTCCCAGCATCCTTGTCCGTACCAACAATTTAATGTTGTAAGCTTGCTCTCAGCCTTTTCCTATTTGCATTTTGCATTGCAATGTGACATAGGTGTTTGTTTCATGCTACTATGCTTTGTGATTCTTTTTACTTGAGCTTACAGTCCTTAATGCTGCTGCAACCAAGATATATTCTGCCCATTATAATCCTCATAAGCACTTAGACTTATTGATCCTTTGATGATATTCTAGTTGCTAATCTTAGAAAAAAAGTATTTGTTTCTTACCTTGCTTAATTGATGTCTCTAGTATCATACAGATAAAACAAAGCAGCAGCATATTATTGATTGAAATATTCTTATAAACTCACTTTGGAAATGCTACTTCCTATTTCCCCATAATATAGATTTATTCCTTGTACATTAATAACTATCTTCTATATTTCTGGTCATTCACCTCGGCATTCATTTCTTACTTCCTTCATGATTGATTGCAGATTAGCATCTTCATACTGCAGTGCTCCTTTGTACATAAAAAAACTTACAGTCCTTCTTAATTTAAGGTGAATGCTCCCAACAATTAGGCCCAGTAGTTTGTCGTCTCTTGAAGTGAAATCACATGGGTACTTGGTTAAATTATTTAAAAAGGTTTGTGCAATTCTGCACATTTCTGAACTGAAGCACTTGACCCAAACTGTACATTCAACTTTTGACCATATAACTTCTACTAGTTACCGAAAATTTATATGATTGTATTGTATTGCATCTAACAACAGCGGTTCATCATTCATCTATTTAGCAGGCTTTAATCTGCATTATGGGGTCTTATTTTGTGTCAGACTGCTGGTTTGGAGTGCAAGGATGGCGACTAAACTTCACTTCTGTTTGTCCAGGTCACTTGCTTAGCCATCATTTGGGTTTTTGACGACATGTATGTCTGCCACATGAAACCCGTTGATTCGGCATGTTTAGGTCCTAGATGGTTTATATACCTTATTAAAAGCTGCTATAAGTCATGTCAGCTGTGTATGTAGTTGTCCTGCTATTGGCTAAGCTTTTCCTAGAACCATCAGCTAATGTTTGAGCGTACATGGAATTCTAGCGCTGCTATTGCATTGGTTTTCAACGTTGCTGCAGTGTTGTGTCAAAGTGTTCATCAGAGATTGGTATGTTTCAGAACATCACTGTGTTTGCTGCTCTTTTTGTGCTCCCTGATATATATTCTTTTTGCAAGCAAGAGCTCCCTGACATGTCATTTACATTTGTTATTGTCTATCATGTGTTGATCACATTTCATTTCTGGGGTTGATTCATTTTTTATACATCTAATCAGCTCATTTCTGCTCTTTTACTGCCACATGTGTGGTGTATTCTTTCCCAACATAGAATGGTTTTGGTCGCCCTTATAATATTATTTCCTCTTCCTCCAACCCAGTAATCGTTTCACTGGGGGTGAGAACTAGGCTGGTCTGGCAGATCAGTATATGGTTATGCCTGGAACAGGATGTGCCAGGAAAATTTCTTGCTGGTAAAACTACACAAGCAtcatgcaacatttacgttggctgGTGCTTGCTCAATGAATAGCTAGTCCTGCGGCTCCATGTGCCACAACTtcatgtttttttttttgcatggcgCCACAACATAGACTATTCTAGTAGTTGGAGAGTACATGGCGCACTTATCTTTGTTACCTTATCAGAACCCGTTGCATTCATTGTATAAGAAATTTGTTTCTTTCATTTGATCAAGAATTTTTTAGCGCGAGCCTTGTTTTTATACGGGCTGCTAATTTTCATGTTGCTATAATTAATTTTCTTAAACAGGTTATTATGTCACCATCAATCAATGTCTTAGATTTGGTTGTACTTTTTCTTCTAGTCCAACAAAGCATCTTAAAAGAGCTTTTGGCAGACAAGAAAAAAGAACACTCTTTAGAAAAGATATATGGTGATCTGGCCCATTGGATATGTGCGTACCATCGATCAACCATGTCATTTCCAATCTGAATGGTAGTTATCTTTTATTTAGTTGGTCCATTCAGTTCCCTCGTGTAATGTACAGCTTTCATTCATTTGAGATAGGATTTCCACCCACTATGTTCAGTTCCACACTACATATAAAAGCTCAAAATATCATCCTCTCCCCTTATGGATACTCCTCGAACCCGCTTGTCAATTGCGCAACTAGCTAGCTTGGAAAGAGGTGATACATGTTctgtcataatcttctgacttgaagCTCAACATCATTCATACTATCTGGAAATGAGAGGCCTCAGGATCATACCTACCCTCATGTGTCAAAATATCTAGTACATGCAAAGCGGCCAGTTTGCAATGCTACAGCCCAGTACGCATGTGTaaacacagaagaaaaagaagaaggcaTACATGCATGCAATGTCTAGCTAGCAATCAATGCACGCGTGCATCATCGATCTTGGACAAAATGTCGCTAGGAAGGAACAGGACTCTGAACAAGAATCGTCTAGTATAACTTTGACGACGTGATCGACGATAAGGTAGAAAAATGAAATTCTGATTCGTCAAGCAACACTGATCGCGATAATATTTCACCTTGCACGCATTGGCCACACCAGATCGAGCGTACATATAGTGATGTAGATACAGGACGCACGTTCGTGCCTTCCTTCGCATCATCGTTTCAAACACAAATTACACAAACACAAGCCGAAATCTTCCGGCGACCAGCAGCAAGCCTCTGCTCACGACGATCACCTAGTGTGGCGCGGCCACGGCGCTCTACATCGCGCCACTCAGCACCAGCTGGTCGATGGTCCTCGACCTCTCCGCGCCGGCCATCACGTGACGCTCTCCGCCAACTGCATCGACGGCACCAACCCGTTGTCCCCGATCTCCTTCGCCGCCACCGCCCACCTCCTGGGTCGCCGCCTCATGCTCCAATTGGTGTGACCGGGCTCGCACGCTCCAGCGCCTCGTTACCGAGCCAGGTGGCCAGCACGCAGAAGGTGTCCAACTCATTCGCGCTTTGCCTCCAGAGCGATTGCAGGACCGGCAGGACCGGGGTGAGCGACAACGGCATGGGCGCGGCCATCTTTGGCGGCGGCCTTGCGTCCCTGGCCTCTCCACTACGGTTAACAACTGCAGTAGGTGTTCCACCATCGACGTGCTGCCGCCGTTCACGCACAGCGAGCTGTCCTGCTGTGGCGTGAAGGGAGATCAATTGCATattaggggagggggaggcgggcAGGAGGGCAGTAGTGGATTGATGGACGTGACATGTGAACCTGTGTTGTAAGAGTAAAGATCGATCCCTATGCGCCAAACTGGTTCTGGGTCGAGATCGACCGGGATCAGTGAGTACAGGGTATAGACTTCAGGGATTTCGAGGAGAGGgctcatttatgatgagctctacaACCTCAAGGTTTAAAACAGATTTCACTCTCTCTGGCACTATGGGCCATCCGCATCAACGATGAGGTATTTGACATGGCTTGGGACCAGATGGATCGTCAAAGAGTTATTTAAGCGGAGCAGCCTGCATGTGCCTCCTGCGACAAGGCGGAGTCCGGCTTGGGCTTATGCCAGAAAACCAACTTGTGGGTTAGTGGGTGACGATGTTTGCACCACGGGGAATGGCACGAGGGTCTATGTGAGGTTTTCTTGTAGCGCGTTAAACTCTTCCTTCATTGCCGCAGACCATGCCAGATCACATAGTGCAGCACGGGCACTAGAAGGAAGAGGCACCAAGGCGGTGATGGCAACGTTGGTATTGGCATAACAAGACATACTATCTGGAAATGAGAGGCCTCAGGATTATACCCTACCCTCATGTGTCAAAATATCTAGAAGTAAGAGGCCTAGCTCGTCTGATGCTGTCGCCATGCTCCAGTTTATACCTCATTTAGAGAATGTGCTATGTGTTAGGGTGACCGGGTTACTCTTCCATTTAGCTTTGCTTCGTGGTGGCCGTTCGTTTGTCATACTTAGAGGCATGGACTTCTTCAGCCATTCGTTGTACTTGGTCGATGCCTTCATTATCCTTTTTGTTCTTTGCCTTTGATCCACTTTTGTGCTTTGTTTTTTCTTCGCCTGACGAAACCACTTGAGCGCTGCACTTTCATGTTTTTATCATCTGTTTAGTGGCCCTTCTTATTTTGTTTCATGTTAGAAGTTATGGTCCAACATGCATGTCTCCCTCTCAAAGCAGTGTGAAAATTACATAATTTTGGGCCACGTAACACAGAATAGTAACGACTGTTTCAATTGTATTTCAGCAAAGCACAtttctactcctataaaagacttagttggtgatgatggtgcgtctgccatccgtcatttctgaccattagatccgcatctaacggttgtgaggtaagttctggcatttttgcaacaatagcccatttctctgctccaatttgcagaaaaccccttattatcttgaaagcaactacGTCCCTCTCTCACCTCATcgaaacagcctgagaaatatattttgagtgaaacgtaatatatttttagtgatatatgtatatcaaaacaagagtgttttcgttcgagtttgtgaacaagtactattctacTTTGGTTCCGTTGCAACATAGGGGCATATTGCTAGTAATAAGTTAAATGGAAGTAGAGCAgatttttgttttggataacaaCATTTAGTTTGGGACACTCAAGTAGGGTGCATGCTACGTATGTACCATATTCATGAGATTTCCATAACATATCAGTGTATCAACTTTAGCCCGCAGTCATTGACGAGCCAACGCTGCACCGGAGTCCCTAACCCTACGTTGGCGTAGCAGCAAATCGGGACAAAGAGGACAAGGTGATTACCCTAATCGGTGATGGGCCGTGGAAGTCGGGACCATAAACTGGCTCTGGCGGAGTTAAGTATGATTTAAACCTTAAGATTGTAGAGCTAGTCGTAAACGAGCCCTCGCCTTCAAATCTTGGAAGTTTGTACCCTATCCTCTGAAACCCTGATCATTTTTAACCCTAAACCTGTTTGTAAGCACAATCCCAGTCATGGGCCGACGTGTCATGTCCATTTTCCTCATCTACCTGTCCTCTTCCCTTTCTTTCTTGCAAGAGCTCATGCGAACCATTCAGCAAGGTAGCATCTGTGGTTCTCGTGTGCGGCCTGGGCGAGTTTGTGGGCCACACGCATGAACGCTTGGAAGGAGGTGGCCTCGATTTGATAGCCACATCGATCGAGCTCTTGGATACTAGTACATGCAAAGCGGCCAGTTTGCAATGCTACAGCACAGTACTGAGGATCGGGGACGCGACGAAGGGATTGAAACACCGGGGTTCATCACCTATCCAGTTCGTGCACTGGCCGACGGTGGCGGCATTCGCGGATGTCGTGTACCTCCTTGTACGCTCCGTCGTGGTGCTCCCTCTCCTTCGTCTCGTtccgggtgaaaacttgatcttcGAATCGGACGGTGGCGACATTCCGTGGTCGTACCCTTCTTGGAGGCATCGTCTTGGAGCCCTCGGTCCGGCGTGGTTCGTCACACACCCTCCCGGACGATTGATCTTGGTGGTCTCCGTCACCGCTAAGCGGCTCCGTTTTTGCAcattttgtaggtgtttggttgtCGTTGAGGGTGTGTTTCGTTGCCCGGCTTTCTTGTATCTCGCCTTGGAAATGTGTGGTATACGTTTGTATCGATGCTTTGGATGTAAGTGGttcttgctttataatataaagcgggaggAGGGGGATCCTTTTTTCGTAATCCCAGAAGTTCATACACTATCCTCTGAAATACTGATTGTTTTTAACCGAAAACAAACCCTAAACCTGTTTGTAAGCACAATCCCCGTCGGGATCACTCATTTCTCTCACTGATAACCTAGGCCTACATGTCATCTCCATTTTCCTCATCTATCTGTCCTCTTCCCTTTCTCACTTGCGTGAGCTTATGCAAACCAGGTAGCAAGGTAGCATACGTGGTTCTCGTGCGCGTCCTGGGCGAGTGTGTCGGCCACACGCATGAACGCTTGGAAGGAGGTGGCTTCGATCTGATAGCCACATCGATCGAGCTCTTGGATACTAGTACATGCAAAGCGGCCAGTTTGCAATTCTACAGCCCCAGTATGCAtgtgttttttttcgaaaagggggtttgccctggcctctgcatcaaagCGATGCATACGGTCATATTATTAATAAGCAAAAGATCCAACAAAAATCTCGTAGTCTCAAACAAAAAGGTTGTGCTCAACACAGAGCACAAAAGCAACAAACCGGACAGCCACAACCGGCAGGCAAATAAAACAGATAGAAAACTAAACACCTGTccaattacatgaccgccatccaaaccggttgaatataaccCGAGCTACCGTCTtccatcggatagatccagtaaccaaatgctccctgaccTCTGTCGGAGTGACGCTAGCGTTGACAATATCCAAATACATGGATATAACCGAAAACTTCCCATTCTTAGCTAGTTTCCAGCGCAACTGATCTGGTTGTTGAGAGAGTTGGACctccatcaatcttctcacaagagGGAGCCAAGCTTCCCAACGGTGCCCCACTAGCGTCCTCCTGAATTGAATATTAAGACGATTTGACTGTAGTATACTGTTGCAATGTAAGCGTCTCTTCGCTGAACAATATTACAGAGAGAAGGATATTGGATTGCAAGAGGCGTCTCCCctaaccatgtatcctcccagaatcttgtgGAGGTATCATTGCCAACTACAAATTTTGTCCTATTGAAAAAGGCTGCTTTCCGCATGAGTCCCTTCCAAAAAGGCGAATCAGTCGGTCTTATACCGTCACCTGGGAAAAAAATGGGAGAGATtttcacttcccggcctctgcacTAATCAGGGATGCATACatccattttagtatgagtacacAGATAAACATGGTCCTCGGAATTTTTTAAATGAGTATTAAGATATTTTTTTGACGAGAGGTTACACCATACACCAAGCTTGATCCTCAACAAACGGGGGAAAACCCTtatgcatcacctgtcaattctagaAATTAAACTCGGGCCGCtaggctgcacaaccgcatgcccaaccactgagccaagACTCTCTTTGCATGCATGTATAGACCGCATGCCCAAACACAGTACGCATGTGTAAACACAGAAAAATAAGGCATACATGCATGCAATGTCTAGCTAGCAATCAATGCACGCGTGCATCATCGATCGTGGATAAAATGTCTCTACGAAGGAACAGGACTCTGAACAAGAATCATCTATAACTTCAAGATTATTTCGACGAGAACGTAGAAAAATGAAATTCTGATTGGTCAAGCAACACTGATCCTGATAATATTTCATCCTGCATGCATTGGCCAAGCCAGATCGAGCGTACATATAGTGATATAGATATAGGACGCACGTACGTGCCTTCCTTCGCATCATTGTTTCAAACACAAATTACACAAACACAAGCCCAAATGTGGCGGTCCAAGCCAGTCCACTTCTTCCGGCAACCAGCAGCAAGCTTCTGCTCATCGTGCGGGATCAGTGAGTACAGGCTATAGATTTCAGGGATTTAGTGGTGAGGGTTCATTTAGGATGAACTCGACCTTAATGTTTTAAACAGACTTCACTCGCTCCGGCGCCATGGGTCATCCGCAACAACGACGAGGTATTTGACGCAACTTGGGACAGATGGAACACCAAAGAGTTATTTGAGCGGAGCAGTCCGCTTGTGCCTCCTGCGACAAGGAAGCTTCCGGTTTGGGCTTATGCCAGAAAACCCACTTGTGCGTGACGATGTTTGCATCACGGGGAATGACACGAGGGTCAACGTGAGGTTTTCTTGTAGCGCGTCAAACTCTTCCTTCATTGCTGCAGACCATGTCAGATCACATAGTGCAGCACGGGCACTACAAGTAAGAGGCATCGAGGCGGTGATGCCAACGTTGGTATTGTCATATAGGGCCTTCGCATGGATGACGCCTTGGCGAGAACGCGTGGCCATGGTGTGGACAATCGTTCTAGAAGGACAACGCCATATAGCATGCGTCGGGGCCAGCTAGGAAGTCGGCACAGGTGGTAAAGAGGCCAACCTTGCAGTCGAGGAGGCGCCACCGTTAGTGGCGGAGGAGACACGATACAACAGGAGAGGTGGCGGCATCAGAGCCGTGAGTGTCGGTGGTGTTAGGGGATGCGGAAGCATTGGGACACGCTGCGGCACATCGTTGGTGTCATATAGAGGTGTCCCAATTTGAGGTGAAAACTGGCGAATAGCCATCTGCGGCAGTACATGCTGTTGGAGAAGCCACTGAGGAGGCCGAAGGGGAACCGAATGCCACATCTGGGAGGATGGGGCCATTGTTGTAACAACGGCGGTCTCGGCGGTGCAAGAAAACTTTATACTATGAAAACACTTAAAATCTCGATTGTGCAGTAGTTGTGGATTACGGTATTAGGAACGTCGTCACTCCAACGTTTTATGTGCAAGGCTCAATGTTGAGTTTGGATTATATCTCACCAACCTCAAGCAGTTctatattatatatctcgcaccccTCAGGCCTCTCTGTTCCTAGCCAACATAGTCAGGCCTAGTTAGGAATGAGCTGTTTTCTATATGTTGTTCTTCCATCTCCAACTTGTT
Above is a window of Triticum dicoccoides isolate Atlit2015 ecotype Zavitan chromosome 5B, WEW_v2.0, whole genome shotgun sequence DNA encoding:
- the LOC119308895 gene encoding uncharacterized protein LOC119308895, translating into MRPPEQSPLQQAALPEQPILDELLEEIFLRLPTAADLARASMACVSFRRVVAGHAFRRRFRALHPPPLLGILDLPFIPAQPPHPSAAAACAYADAGADFWCSFLPSRERWGITDVHDGRVLLAGVPAGSIYPWGGSKLLRDFAVCDPLFRVYLVLPVIPDDLTALVHEPDITDVDYFLAPPAEDEDDCVSFRVMCLARCKTKLVLFVFSRGAGQWRTVAFDSGSEIYWASRRYYCRRSFCRAFFPGNKLLMLDTDRMEFSVVNLPIEPWPEEYEMTFGEGAKGRLGIFTIFDDFDEKQGGVSFTFGMAYCEMMGTAQTRGKQRR